GCCGGCGTGGGTAACGCCGCCATCACCGGCACCACGAAGTTGCCCAGCGTCTGCGACGCCGTCCTCAGCGCATTCAACTTCGTCATCATCCCTGCGATATCCCCGGCCTTGAGCGCCGCCTCAGCCTCGATCAGTCGGGCGTCGAGCCCACTCACCACCGGAATCGGATCGCTCCGGTTCACCCAGATCTGTTGCGCGACGAGCGGCGTCACACCGTCGATCGACTTCGTGCCCGTGCCGACCGCTGACCCGGTCACCGGCACACGCGGATCCTTCGCCGACGCGAAGGGCAACGCATTTTTGATCCGCCCCGTGAAGTCGAAGCTGTCCCCGACGACGAACCGCGCGCGCGTCGACACCTGGCCGGCCAGATTCCAGATGTTGTTGTCGTTCGTGGTCTGCGAGAACGTGACGGTGTATTGAAAGTTCGTCGGCACGCCCCCCACCGCCGCCGCCGCTTCCGGGAACTTCGCCATGTCGATCAGCGTGCGGCCGCGCGTCACCGCGATCGCATTGCGAATGGAAACGGCAAAGGCATCGCTGCCCGTGGCCAGAGTCGCCGCCGAATCCAGATGCCCGATCGCGCGCGCGAAGACTTCCTGATTCGTCAGCGGGTTGGTGTAGGAGTACACCCCGTCCACCGTCTCACTCATCGGAATGCCGTTGCAGAACAACTCGGCCATGAGCATTTCTGTATAACCCATCGCCCAGAACTGCTCCGCCTGTTCGGCGGGCTTGTCGGCGACGAACTGCTTGAGCGCGTTGATCGCATCGCGGTATGACCCGCGCGCCTGCTGCATGCTGCTGTAGGCGCTCGAGAGCACCGAGTTGTTCGTCTGAATGACGCGCTGGTCGGTCTCGTTGTGCTGCGAGAACGTATCGCCAGACTTCCACACGTCCGTCAACACGTCGCCGAGCATGGCGGCGGTGGACTGATTGCCGTTGCCACCGCCCGGCGTGATCTGCTGCAAACGCCCCAGCGCGCCCACGCGCAGCGCTTCGGCGCCCGCGGCGCCGGCGCTCCCGATGTCGCCCGGGAGAATCGTTCCGGGCTGCTGCGGCGACAACAGATTGTCACGCACGCTGCACGCTGCCAGCGGGAGCATGGCGGCACTCAAGGCCAGCGAGACGCCCCTACGACTCCAGCCGCTCCAACGAGGGCGCTGGAACACTGATGGTTCCTCGCGTCGGCGATCCGCACCTTCGCTCGGAATTCCACACGTCCGGCTATTCCGCATTTGTGGTCGCCTCGTCGGTTAGTAGTGGAGGTTGAGCCGCACGGTGTAGTACCGGCGCGGTGCCGAGCTCGCGAACGTGCTCTGGGTGTCGCCGGTGCTGAAGTTTTCTTCGGGATCGGCGCCCTTGTACTTGGTCCACACCTTGAGATTGCGCGCGCCGAACACGAGCGTCGCGTCACCCGCGCGCGCGAGCTGCACCGCACGCGTCGGGATGCGCCACGTGGCCGACAGCTCACGGAAGCGCCAGAACTGGCCGTTCTCGAGGTAGCCCCACGCGGTGCTCGGATTCTTGGCGGTCGTCGCGATCGCCGCGGCCTGGTCCTCGAGCGAGGCCGTCGGATCGGACCGGCCCGGACAGGCCGGATTTTGCTGGCACTGGAAATTCTTCGTGCTGTTGAAGATCAGGTAGCCGCCCTTGTAGTCGAACAGGCCGTTGATGCGCACCGTGCGATTCAAGAGGTCGATGCCGTTCGTTACCGAAAAGATGTCGCGCGGCACCGCATAGCCGACGTAGCGGAACGTCGGATCGACCGTGACCTCGTTGGCCGTGATCAAGCCGTCGTGGTTCGAGTCCGCGTAGGTGTAGACGCGATAGAACTGTCCGTGCACCGGGAGTCCGACGGAGTCACGCGTCGACCCGGTGCCGTTCGTGGGATTCGGCTTGCCCGCCGCATCGAGGCCGAGCGACAACACCTTGTTGCTGTTGTGCGACGCCGCGATGCTCACGTCCCAACCGAAGCGCCGGAGATCGAGAATCGTCGTGTTGATCGCGGCTTCGATGCCGGTGTTCTGCACCGAACCGAGGTTGCGCAGCACGCTCAGCGCGGACGGCGCGACGGACGGCGCGATGTTCTGGCTGTACAACGCGTCCTTCGTTTTCTTCTGGTAGAGCGTGAGCTCGAGGTTGGCTCGATTGCCCAACACCCGCGCATCGAATCCACCTTCGATCTCGGTCGACGTTTCGGGCTTGAGATCGGCGTTGCCCAGTGAGTTCGCGCGCAATCCCGGCGTGTCCGTGGCGTTGACGCTGACCACGGGCGCGTTGAACGTCACGAATGCCGACGTCGAGCCGGGCTGCACGCCCGACGCGCCATAGGCGACGCGGAGGCGGAACTGATTCAACCACGAGTACTGCGGGAAGAACGGCTCGTCGGACGCGATCCACGACGCGCTCGCCTTGGGATACGTGATCGACTGGAAGTTCGTGCCGAAGGCGCTGTTCTGGTCCTGGCGCATGGCGACGGTGAGGAACAGACGATCGCGCAGCGTCGCTTGCTCCTGCACGTACGCGCCGTACGTCTTGTCGGCGGACGGCAGCGTGCCGCCGCCCTGCGTGACCGCGCCGGCACCGACGGTCTGTGCGCCCGGCGGCAGGTTGGTTGCCGAGGCCGTCGTCGACTCGTTTTCCTGATTCGTGTAGTCGGCGCCGGCGGTCGTCTTGAACACGAGCCACGTCCGGGCTTGCCACGACGCATTCGAGGTGAACTTCGCGGAGAAATTACGATTCTCTAAATGTCCGTCGCCGACGGCGCCAAGGCGCCAGCTGCTGAAATCCGGGCATTCGTTGTAGCGGCAGAGTCCATAACTGTCGCGCGCCGCGAAGTCGACGCCGACCGTGCCGTCGTTCTGCATCCACGACAACGGGCGCCAGCTCGCCTGCATGGTGCCGAGCATGCGCTGCACGTCTTCGCGCGCGAAACGCTGGAAGATGTCGCCGTACGTGAATTGCGTGTTGCCGTACAACTCCTGCCCGCGCGAATCCTTGTCGGTGTAGCCCAAGCCCGGATGCGCGAAGCCCGGCGCCATCATCGCCTGATAGAACACGCTGTTGAAGTTGTTGTCCGTCTGGCCGAGGCGCTGATTCGTCTTCGTGAATCCGGCGGTAACGGTCAGGTCGAACTGCGGCGACAGCGCGGCGCTGAGATTCGTGCGGAGCGAGGTGTTCTGCAGGAATTCGGGACGGAGCCATTCGTCGCGCACCCCGATGTTCTGCGCGTCGAATCGCGCGACGTCGAGGCCCGGCATCTTGAGCGGGCCGGTCTCGTTCTCCATGTCGCCGCTCACGAAGTAGCGAATCACATCGGAGCCGCCGTTGACCTGCAGCCCGTACTGATTGCGGTTGCCGGTGGAAATCGGCGTGTAGCGCGAGTCGGAAATGATGTTGAGGAACGTCACGCTGTCCTTGATGCACGCGCCCGTGGAGAGCGTGCTGTCGAAGCAGCGAATCTGGTTGTTGGGCGACGTCGCCGAATGGCCCCAAATCGCCCACGTGTCGGGGTAGTGCGACTTGTCCTCGAGCTTTCCGCCCTCGCCGAACCAGTTCCACTTGGTGTTGCCGGCTTTGCCCTTCTTCGTGGTGACGACGATGACGCCGTTCGAGGCGTCGGTGCCGTACAACGTCGCGGCCGAGGGGCCTTTCACGATCTCGATGTCCTCGATGTCCTCGGGATTGAGCGCGTTGAGGTACGTCGAGGAAACCATCGAGCCGCCGGCGCCGCGCACGCTGTATGCGCCGGCGTTGAAGCGCACGCCGTCGACGACCCAGATCGGCGCGTTGCTCAGCGACAGCGAGCTCACGCCGCGAATGCGAATCGAGCCGGCGGTGCCCGTCATGTTGCCGGGCAGCACGGAGACGCCCGGTGCTTTCGCGACGAGCAAATCGTACGCGTTGGTGATCGGCGTCTCTTCGACTTTTTTGCCGACGTCCCCGATGGTGGCGACGGTATTTCCGATCTCGACGCGGCGCTGTTGCCCGGTTGCCGTCGTCACGATCTCCTGCAGCTGCACGATCGCCTGCTGCATCGAGAAATCGAGCGTGACCGTGGCGCCCGCGGTCACTGAGACGGACTTCTTCTGCTCCTGGTAACCGACGCGGATCACTCGCACGTTGACGGTGCCGAGGGGAGCGCCGCGAATCGTGTAGCGGCCGTCCGCGGTGGTGCCGACGTTCAACGCCGATCCCACGACGTACACGCGCGCCTCGGACAAGGGTTCGGCCGAGCCTTGCGCGGTGACGCGGCCGGTGATGGTGGCTTGTTGCGCCGCGAGGTGCGGCGGTGCGACGAGGAAGAGTGCGGCCATGAACATCGCGGCCGACACCACGGAACCGTGGGCTTTCATCGATTCATCCTTGCCAGGGTGGGGGGGCACCACCTGCTGACACATCGTCGTGTCTGGTTTGCAGCGACGATACCGCTTCGGGCATCACTGTCAAGGCGAGGCGGCCGTCGTGGTGAGCGTGACGGTTACTTTTCTGGATGCCTCGTGCTGGAATATTGACCGTCGTCGGCAAACCGAATGCAGGAAAGTCGACGCTGCTGAATCGGATCGTCGGCGAGAAGCTGAGCATTGTCAGCCCGAAGCCGCAGTCGACGCGCGATCGCATCGTCGGAATTCACACCGCCGGCGACGTGCAGATCGTCATCCTCGACACACCCGGGTTGCTCAACCCCAGGTACGCCCTCCAGAAAGCCATGCGTGCGACGGCGCTCTCGGCGCTTGGCGATGCCGACGTCATCCTGTATCTGGTGGACGCGACGGAGGGTGACCCGGCGCCGCTGGCCGAAGTTGCGCAGCTCGACGAGTCGCCGCGCGCGCCGGTTATTGTCGGATTCAACAAGACCGACCTCATCGACGCAGCGCGGCAGGAGGCATTGGCGGCGCGTCATCCCGAGGCGGTGTCGATGTCGGCGGCCACAGGCGCGGGAGTCGAGGCGCTGCTCGAGCGGATTGGTGGGATGTTGCCGGCGAGTGAACTGCTCTATCCCGAAGACGACATCAGCACGCAGACGGTGCGGTTCTTCGTGAGTGAGCTCGTTCGCGAGACGGCGCTGGAACAGCTACAGGACGAACTTCCTTATAGCATCGCGTGTGAGATCGAAGAGTTTCGGGAGGCACAGTCGCCCATTTACATTCGAGCGGTGCTGCACGTCGAGCGAGACAGTCAGAAGAGAATTCTGATTGGCGCGGGCGGGCAGCGCGTTCGCGCCATCGGCAAAGCGGCGCGGGCCAAGATCGAAGCGCTCGTCGGAGGTCCGGTGTATCTGGATCTCTGGGTGAAGGTGCTTCACAACTGGCGGCGCAACGCGCACGCGTTGAGTCGCTTTGGTTACAAACTCCCCGAGGAACAGTCCCCATGAGTGGTACCGGAGGTACGGCGAGCACTCCAGTCTCGCCGCAGTTGCTGGCCATCCTCGTTTGTCCCAAGTGCAAGGGGGAGCTCGAGTATCGCGAAGCCGAGTCGGCGCTCCTGTGCCACGCGTGCAAGCTGCGGTATCCCATTCGGGACGGGATTCCGATCATGCTCATCGATGAGGCGACGCCGCTTTAGCGTGCGCCAGTTTCTTCGGCACGTCATCATTGGCGCGGCGTTTTCGCTGGCCGCGGCCGCGACACTCGGCGCGCAAACAGGGACCGAGAATGAGTCGGCATTCGAGTTCATCTTCCCGTACGGTGCGCGTGCGGTCGCCATGGGCATGACCGGCGTCGCCATGGCGTCGCCGTCGGATGCAGTGTGGCTCAATCCCGCCCTTGTTGCCCGGGCGCATCGCGAGGCTTCGCTCCAGGAACAGAGCAAGTTGAGCGCATTGATTTCCACGGACATCGGCGGATCGGTCGTGTGGACCTTCGCGCCGGTGGGAACCGTGGCGCTGAGCGCCCGGTACATGGACGAGGGCACGGACATCGCAACGAATGATTTGAATGAGCAAACTGGTACGTTCGTTCCGAAACACGAGGTCGTGGCCGCGACGTTCGCGACGACCTTCGGCAGTCGGGCGACCGCCGGATTTACTGTCAAACGGCTCGTGCGAACGGCTCCGTGCAGCGGCGAATGCGGCCCAAACCTTCCGGCGAGCAGCTCGGTGAACGCGCTGGACTTCGGTGCCCAGTTCTACGTGTCGCATGATTCGGTGCTGTCGGTCGGCCTTGCGGCGCGCAACATCGGGCCGAAGCTGCAGCAGAAAGATGCGCCGCAGGCCGACGAGCTTCCGACGCGCATCGAGGCAGGGATCGCGATCATGCCCACGCTCAAGGACGCCAAGGACGTTCGGGTCATCGGCGCCGCGGATATCGTCGCGCGGGTCGGCCCGGGAGCGCCCGGTTTCCGGTTCGGTGGAGAGGTCGGATATCAAAATCGCTACTTCGGGCGCGCCGGGTATGTCGTGTATGGCCCCGGTGAAGTCAGCGGTGCGACGTTTGGAGTCGGGGTCCAGACGGGCAAACTCGCGATCGATTTATCACAGATGGCGACCGACCCCGGGACCTCCGGACTTCGCCCGACGCTCGTCTCGCTTCGCTACATATTCTGATGCGCTGGCTGGGACTTGTTGTCGTTGGCGCGGTATGTACCGCAGCTCACGCGAGCATCGGTACCGCGCAGGAGTCGCACGCGTTGAGCTCCGGCGTTGTGCCGCACGTGTCCGTGCCGCACCTCCCGCGGTCGGCGAGCCCGTTGGCGTC
The DNA window shown above is from Gemmatimonadaceae bacterium and carries:
- a CDS encoding PorV/PorQ family protein, which codes for MRQFLRHVIIGAAFSLAAAATLGAQTGTENESAFEFIFPYGARAVAMGMTGVAMASPSDAVWLNPALVARAHREASLQEQSKLSALISTDIGGSVVWTFAPVGTVALSARYMDEGTDIATNDLNEQTGTFVPKHEVVAATFATTFGSRATAGFTVKRLVRTAPCSGECGPNLPASSSVNALDFGAQFYVSHDSVLSVGLAARNIGPKLQQKDAPQADELPTRIEAGIAIMPTLKDAKDVRVIGAADIVARVGPGAPGFRFGGEVGYQNRYFGRAGYVVYGPGEVSGATFGVGVQTGKLAIDLSQMATDPGTSGLRPTLVSLRYIF
- a CDS encoding SusC/RagA family TonB-linked outer membrane protein, with product MKAHGSVVSAAMFMAALFLVAPPHLAAQQATITGRVTAQGSAEPLSEARVYVVGSALNVGTTADGRYTIRGAPLGTVNVRVIRVGYQEQKKSVSVTAGATVTLDFSMQQAIVQLQEIVTTATGQQRRVEIGNTVATIGDVGKKVEETPITNAYDLLVAKAPGVSVLPGNMTGTAGSIRIRGVSSLSLSNAPIWVVDGVRFNAGAYSVRGAGGSMVSSTYLNALNPEDIEDIEIVKGPSAATLYGTDASNGVIVVTTKKGKAGNTKWNWFGEGGKLEDKSHYPDTWAIWGHSATSPNNQIRCFDSTLSTGACIKDSVTFLNIISDSRYTPISTGNRNQYGLQVNGGSDVIRYFVSGDMENETGPLKMPGLDVARFDAQNIGVRDEWLRPEFLQNTSLRTNLSAALSPQFDLTVTAGFTKTNQRLGQTDNNFNSVFYQAMMAPGFAHPGLGYTDKDSRGQELYGNTQFTYGDIFQRFAREDVQRMLGTMQASWRPLSWMQNDGTVGVDFAARDSYGLCRYNECPDFSSWRLGAVGDGHLENRNFSAKFTSNASWQARTWLVFKTTAGADYTNQENESTTASATNLPPGAQTVGAGAVTQGGGTLPSADKTYGAYVQEQATLRDRLFLTVAMRQDQNSAFGTNFQSITYPKASASWIASDEPFFPQYSWLNQFRLRVAYGASGVQPGSTSAFVTFNAPVVSVNATDTPGLRANSLGNADLKPETSTEIEGGFDARVLGNRANLELTLYQKKTKDALYSQNIAPSVAPSALSVLRNLGSVQNTGIEAAINTTILDLRRFGWDVSIAASHNSNKVLSLGLDAAGKPNPTNGTGSTRDSVGLPVHGQFYRVYTYADSNHDGLITANEVTVDPTFRYVGYAVPRDIFSVTNGIDLLNRTVRINGLFDYKGGYLIFNSTKNFQCQQNPACPGRSDPTASLEDQAAAIATTAKNPSTAWGYLENGQFWRFRELSATWRIPTRAVQLARAGDATLVFGARNLKVWTKYKGADPEENFSTGDTQSTFASSAPRRYYTVRLNLHY
- the era gene encoding GTPase Era; amino-acid sequence: MPRAGILTVVGKPNAGKSTLLNRIVGEKLSIVSPKPQSTRDRIVGIHTAGDVQIVILDTPGLLNPRYALQKAMRATALSALGDADVILYLVDATEGDPAPLAEVAQLDESPRAPVIVGFNKTDLIDAARQEALAARHPEAVSMSAATGAGVEALLERIGGMLPASELLYPEDDISTQTVRFFVSELVRETALEQLQDELPYSIACEIEEFREAQSPIYIRAVLHVERDSQKRILIGAGGQRVRAIGKAARAKIEALVGGPVYLDLWVKVLHNWRRNAHALSRFGYKLPEEQSP
- a CDS encoding Trm112 family protein — protein: MSGTGGTASTPVSPQLLAILVCPKCKGELEYREAESALLCHACKLRYPIRDGIPIMLIDEATPL